Proteins encoded in a region of the Pseudomonas sp. PDNC002 genome:
- a CDS encoding 5-(carboxyamino)imidazole ribonucleotide synthase, producing the protein MKIGVIGGGQLGRMLSLAGTPLGMNFAFLDPAPDACAQALGEHIRADYSDQDHLRQLADQVDLVTFEFESVPAETVAFLSQFVPVYPNAESLRIARDRWFEKSMFKDLGIPTPAFADVQSQADLDAAVASIGLPAVMKTRTLGYDGKGQKVLRKAEDVTGAFAELGSVPCILEGFVPFTGEVSLVAVRARDGETRFYPLVHNTHENGILRLSVASTEHPLQKLAEDYVGRVLDKLAYVGVMAFEFFEVDGGLKANEIAPRVHNSGHWTIEGSECSQFENHVRAIAGLPLGSTAKVGESAMLNFIGEVPPVADVLNIADCHLHHYGKAFKAGRKVGHATLRSDDLPTLKARIAEVEALIAKG; encoded by the coding sequence ATGAAGATCGGTGTCATCGGTGGCGGCCAGCTGGGCCGCATGCTGTCCCTGGCGGGCACTCCGCTGGGCATGAACTTCGCCTTCCTCGACCCGGCGCCGGACGCTTGCGCACAAGCCCTGGGCGAACACATCCGCGCTGACTACAGCGACCAGGACCACCTGCGCCAACTGGCCGATCAGGTCGACCTGGTGACCTTCGAGTTCGAGAGCGTGCCGGCCGAGACCGTGGCCTTCCTATCGCAGTTCGTGCCGGTCTACCCGAACGCCGAGTCGCTACGCATCGCCCGCGACCGCTGGTTCGAGAAGTCCATGTTCAAGGACCTGGGCATACCCACCCCGGCCTTCGCCGACGTGCAATCCCAGGCCGACCTCGACGCCGCGGTGGCCAGCATCGGCCTGCCGGCGGTGATGAAGACCCGCACCCTGGGCTACGACGGCAAGGGCCAGAAGGTCCTGCGCAAGGCCGAGGACGTCACTGGCGCCTTCGCCGAACTGGGTAGCGTGCCCTGCATTCTCGAAGGCTTCGTGCCCTTCACCGGTGAAGTGTCGCTGGTGGCGGTGCGTGCTCGCGATGGCGAAACCCGCTTCTACCCGCTGGTGCACAACACCCACGAGAACGGCATCCTGCGCCTGTCCGTGGCGAGCACCGAGCACCCGCTGCAGAAGCTCGCCGAAGACTACGTCGGCCGCGTGCTCGACAAGCTGGCCTATGTCGGCGTGATGGCTTTCGAGTTCTTCGAGGTCGACGGCGGCCTGAAGGCCAACGAGATCGCCCCGCGCGTGCACAACTCCGGCCACTGGACCATCGAAGGGTCCGAGTGCAGCCAGTTCGAGAACCACGTGCGCGCCATCGCCGGCCTGCCGCTGGGCTCGACGGCGAAAGTGGGCGAGAGCGCCATGCTCAACTTCATCGGCGAAGTTCCGCCGGTGGCTGACGTGCTGAACATCGCCGACTGCCACCTGCACCACTACGGCAAGGCCTTCAAGGCCGGGCGCAAGGTTGGCCACGCTACCCTGCGCAGCGACGACCTGCCGACCCTGAAGGCGCGTATCGCCGAGGTCGAGGCGCTGATCGCCAAGGGCTGA
- the adhP gene encoding alcohol dehydrogenase AdhP — translation MSTTLPTTMKAAVVHAFGEPLRIEEVKVPLPGPGQILVKIEASGVCHTDLHAAEGDWPVKPSLPFIPGHEGVGFVAAVGTGVTRVKEGDRVGVPWLYTACGCCEHCLTGWETLCESQQNTGYSVNGGYAEYVLADPNYVGILPKNVGFTEIAPILCAGVTVYKALKETEARPGQWVAISGIGGLGHVAVQYAKAMGLHVVAVDVDDAKLELARKLGASLTINAKKEDPVEVVQRDIGGAHGVVVTAVSNSAFGQGIGMARRGGTVSLVGLPPGDFPTPIFDVVLKGLHITGSIVGTRADLQEALDFAGEGLVKATVAAGKLDDINAILDRMRAGQIEGRIVVEM, via the coding sequence ATGTCCACGACCCTGCCCACGACCATGAAAGCCGCCGTCGTCCACGCCTTTGGCGAGCCGCTGCGGATCGAGGAAGTCAAAGTCCCGCTGCCCGGCCCCGGGCAGATACTGGTGAAGATCGAGGCCTCCGGCGTCTGCCACACCGACCTGCACGCTGCCGAAGGCGACTGGCCGGTGAAGCCGAGCCTGCCGTTCATTCCCGGCCATGAAGGCGTCGGATTCGTCGCTGCCGTCGGCACCGGTGTCACCCGCGTGAAGGAAGGCGACCGCGTCGGCGTGCCCTGGCTGTATACCGCCTGCGGCTGCTGCGAGCACTGCCTGACCGGCTGGGAAACCCTCTGCGAGAGCCAGCAGAATACCGGCTACTCGGTGAATGGCGGCTACGCCGAATACGTGCTGGCCGACCCGAACTACGTCGGCATCCTGCCCAAGAATGTTGGCTTCACCGAAATCGCGCCGATCCTCTGCGCGGGCGTCACCGTCTACAAGGCGCTCAAGGAAACCGAAGCGCGCCCCGGCCAGTGGGTGGCCATTTCCGGCATCGGCGGCCTGGGCCACGTCGCCGTGCAGTACGCCAAGGCTATGGGCCTGCACGTCGTCGCTGTGGACGTGGATGACGCCAAGCTGGAGCTGGCCCGCAAGCTCGGCGCCAGCCTGACCATCAATGCGAAGAAAGAGGACCCGGTGGAAGTGGTGCAGCGCGATATCGGCGGCGCCCATGGTGTGGTCGTCACCGCCGTGTCCAACAGCGCCTTCGGCCAGGGCATCGGCATGGCCCGCCGGGGCGGCACCGTGTCGCTGGTCGGCCTGCCGCCGGGCGACTTCCCCACGCCGATCTTCGACGTGGTGCTCAAGGGCCTGCACATCACCGGTTCCATCGTCGGCACCCGCGCGGACCTGCAGGAAGCGCTGGACTTCGCCGGCGAAGGCCTGGTGAAGGCCACCGTCGCCGCCGGCAAGCTGGATGACATCAACGCCATCCTCGACCGCATGCGCGCCGGGCAGATCGAAGGGCGGATCGTGGTCGAGATGTAA
- a CDS encoding electron transfer flavoprotein subunit alpha/FixB family protein: MSDIIRRDPRAEWIARNRLHPLHVAMQSSQGGESRWMGPSGVVRKNPHAVGFIGPNGIKRIDRSGGQQGTGGKRSSAPDVVQLPLMLIEQPAFLIAVVPDMVGGRLSSHDRDLLGLARKLAGSDGAVLAVVFGEHKETAFDTAGVDRLLQIEGNEYDGYAPEQRVLALRSANSQFSPRHWLLPDSRTGGGELGRRLAASLGERPATRVWQAEGERCIGRAGAGQQDLHRDLPRLILAAAECAEPVSETRHESRAVELESNVARNLPRIEDLGPVAVDPAQIPMAEAEFILSGGNGVKDWELFHRAAVALGATEGASRVAVDDGHMPRARQVGATGTWVTARVYLAVGISGAIQHLQGIGSCDKVVAINMDPGCDMIKRADLSVIGDSAAILKALIELAEAHRNGAARDAA; this comes from the coding sequence ATGAGCGACATCATCCGCCGCGACCCACGCGCCGAGTGGATCGCCCGCAACCGCCTGCACCCGCTGCATGTGGCCATGCAGTCTTCCCAGGGCGGTGAGAGCCGTTGGATGGGCCCAAGCGGCGTGGTCCGCAAGAACCCTCACGCCGTCGGCTTCATCGGCCCCAACGGGATCAAGCGAATCGACCGCTCCGGCGGCCAGCAGGGCACTGGCGGCAAGCGCAGCAGTGCGCCGGATGTGGTGCAACTGCCGCTGATGCTCATCGAGCAGCCGGCCTTCCTGATTGCCGTGGTGCCGGACATGGTCGGCGGTCGCCTGTCCAGCCACGACCGTGATCTGCTGGGCCTGGCCCGCAAGCTCGCCGGCAGCGACGGTGCGGTGCTGGCCGTGGTGTTCGGCGAGCACAAGGAAACTGCCTTCGACACCGCCGGCGTCGATCGCCTGCTGCAGATCGAGGGCAACGAATACGACGGTTACGCGCCGGAACAACGCGTGCTGGCGCTGCGCTCGGCCAACAGCCAGTTCTCTCCGCGCCATTGGTTGCTGCCCGACAGCCGCACCGGTGGCGGCGAACTGGGCCGCCGTCTCGCCGCCAGCCTGGGCGAGCGCCCGGCCACCCGCGTCTGGCAGGCCGAAGGTGAGCGCTGCATCGGTCGCGCCGGTGCCGGCCAGCAGGACCTGCACCGCGACCTGCCGCGCCTGATTCTGGCCGCTGCCGAGTGCGCCGAGCCGGTCAGCGAAACACGCCATGAATCCCGCGCCGTGGAACTGGAAAGCAACGTCGCACGCAATCTGCCGCGCATCGAGGACCTCGGCCCGGTGGCCGTGGACCCGGCGCAGATTCCCATGGCCGAGGCGGAGTTCATCCTTTCCGGCGGCAATGGCGTCAAGGACTGGGAGCTGTTCCACCGCGCCGCCGTCGCCCTCGGCGCCACCGAAGGCGCGTCCCGCGTGGCGGTCGACGACGGCCACATGCCGCGTGCCCGGCAAGTCGGCGCCACCGGTACCTGGGTGACTGCACGGGTCTATCTCGCCGTCGGTATTTCCGGTGCGATCCAGCACCTGCAGGGCATCGGCTCCTGCGACAAGGTGGTGGCGATCAACATGGACCCGGGCTGCGACATGATCAAACGCGCCGACCTCTCGGTGATCGGTGATTCCGCCGCGATCCTCAAGGCGCTGATCGAACTGGCCGAAGCCCATCGCAATGGAGCGGCGCGCGATGCGGCGTGA
- the dgcB gene encoding dimethylglycine demethylation protein DgcB, translated as MLSTLLPILLFTALALAAFGAVKRFAMWRRGRPAQVDWIGGLLKMPRRYLVDLHHVVERDKYMSKTHVATAGGFVLAALLAILVHGFGLHSRILGFALLAATALMFCGALFVAKRRLDPPSRLSKGPWMRLPKSLLMFSASFFIATLPVAGILPEGFGGWFLAAILAIGVAWGVSELFFGMTWGGPMKHAFAGALHLAWHRRAERFGGGRSTGLKPLDLQDPMALLGVEKPTDFTWNQLLGFDACVQCGKCEAMCPAFAAGQPLNPKKLIQDMVIGLAGGSDANFAGSPYPGKPLGEHSGGPHQPIVALDGKALVDAETLWSCTTCRACVEECPMMIEHVDAIVDMRRHLTLEKGATPNKGAEVLENLIATDNPGGFAPGGRLNWAADLNLPLLADKQQADVLFWVGDGAFDMRNQRTLRAFVKVLKAANVDFAVLGLEERDSGDVARRLGDEATFQTLAQRNIATLAKYRFKRIVSCDPHSFHVLKNEYGALGGNYQVLHHTTFIDELVQKGALNLGQSKAGSVTYHDPCYLGRYNGEYEAPRAVLKAIGIEVKEMARSGFRSRCCGGGGGAPITDIPGKQRIPDMRMVDIKETGAELVAVGCPQCTAMLEGVVAPRPEIKDIAELVAEVLIEATEVPAKKPSLARREEAVEVQ; from the coding sequence ATGTTGAGCACACTGCTTCCCATACTCCTTTTCACCGCCCTGGCACTGGCCGCATTCGGTGCCGTGAAGCGCTTCGCGATGTGGCGCCGTGGCCGGCCCGCGCAGGTCGACTGGATCGGCGGCCTGCTGAAGATGCCGCGTCGCTACCTGGTCGACCTGCACCACGTGGTCGAGCGCGACAAGTACATGTCGAAGACCCACGTCGCCACCGCTGGCGGCTTCGTGCTGGCCGCGCTGCTGGCCATCCTCGTGCACGGTTTCGGCCTGCACAGCCGCATTCTTGGCTTCGCCCTGCTGGCGGCCACCGCGCTGATGTTCTGCGGTGCGCTGTTTGTCGCCAAGCGCCGCCTCGACCCGCCGTCGCGCCTGTCGAAAGGCCCGTGGATGCGCCTGCCGAAAAGCCTGCTGATGTTCTCGGCGAGCTTCTTCATTGCCACCCTGCCGGTGGCCGGCATCCTGCCGGAGGGTTTCGGCGGCTGGTTCCTCGCAGCCATCCTCGCCATCGGGGTGGCCTGGGGTGTGTCCGAGCTGTTCTTCGGCATGACCTGGGGCGGCCCGATGAAGCACGCCTTCGCCGGCGCCCTGCACCTGGCCTGGCATCGCCGCGCCGAACGCTTCGGCGGCGGCCGCTCCACCGGGCTGAAGCCGCTGGACCTGCAGGACCCGATGGCGCTGCTGGGCGTCGAGAAACCCACCGATTTCACCTGGAACCAGTTGCTCGGCTTCGACGCCTGCGTGCAGTGCGGCAAGTGCGAAGCCATGTGCCCGGCCTTTGCCGCCGGCCAGCCGCTGAACCCGAAGAAGCTCATCCAGGACATGGTCATCGGCCTTGCTGGTGGCAGCGACGCCAACTTTGCCGGTTCGCCCTATCCCGGTAAACCACTGGGCGAACACAGCGGCGGCCCGCACCAGCCGATCGTCGCGCTGGACGGCAAGGCGCTGGTGGATGCCGAGACGCTCTGGTCCTGCACCACCTGCCGCGCCTGCGTCGAGGAATGCCCGATGATGATCGAGCACGTCGACGCCATCGTCGACATGCGCCGCCACCTCACCTTGGAAAAGGGCGCGACCCCGAACAAGGGCGCCGAGGTGCTGGAAAACCTCATCGCCACCGACAACCCCGGCGGCTTCGCCCCCGGCGGCCGGCTGAACTGGGCGGCCGACCTGAACCTGCCGCTGCTGGCGGACAAGCAGCAGGCCGACGTGCTGTTCTGGGTCGGCGACGGCGCCTTCGATATGCGCAACCAGCGCACTCTGCGTGCCTTCGTGAAGGTCCTCAAGGCCGCCAACGTCGACTTCGCCGTGCTCGGCCTGGAGGAGCGCGACAGCGGCGATGTGGCACGCCGCCTGGGTGACGAAGCCACCTTCCAGACCCTGGCCCAACGCAACATCGCCACCCTGGCCAAGTACCGTTTCAAGCGCATCGTCAGCTGCGACCCGCACAGCTTCCACGTGCTGAAGAACGAGTACGGCGCGCTGGGCGGCAACTACCAGGTGCTGCACCACACGACCTTCATCGATGAACTGGTGCAGAAGGGCGCGCTGAACCTCGGCCAGAGCAAGGCCGGCAGCGTGACCTACCACGACCCGTGCTACCTCGGCCGCTACAACGGCGAGTACGAAGCGCCGCGCGCCGTGCTCAAGGCCATCGGTATCGAGGTCAAGGAAATGGCCCGCTCCGGCTTCCGTTCGCGCTGCTGCGGCGGTGGCGGCGGCGCGCCGATCACCGACATCCCCGGCAAGCAGCGGATTCCCGACATGCGCATGGTCGACATCAAGGAAACCGGCGCCGAGCTGGTGGCCGTGGGCTGCCCGCAATGCACCGCCATGCTCGAAGGCGTGGTCGCGCCACGCCCGGAGATCAAGGACATCGCCGAACTGGTCGCCGAGGTCCTCATCGAGGCCACCGAGGTGCCGGCAAAAAAGCCGTCGCTGGCGCGCCGTGAAGAAGCGGTGGAGGTGCAGTGA
- the purE gene encoding 5-(carboxyamino)imidazole ribonucleotide mutase: MSALVGVIMGSKSDWSTLSHTADMLDKLGIPYEVKVVSAHRTPDLLFQYAEEADGRGIEVIIAGAGGAAHLPGMCAAKTHLPVLGVPVQSSMLSGVDSLLSIVQMPAGVPVATLAIGKAGATNAALLSASILGAKYPQYHEALKQFRATQTESVLDNPDPREA; encoded by the coding sequence ATGAGCGCACTGGTTGGCGTGATCATGGGTTCCAAATCCGACTGGAGCACCCTGAGCCACACCGCAGACATGCTGGACAAGCTCGGCATTCCGTATGAAGTGAAGGTGGTTTCCGCCCACCGTACTCCGGACCTGCTGTTCCAGTACGCCGAAGAAGCCGATGGCCGCGGCATCGAAGTGATCATCGCCGGCGCCGGCGGTGCCGCCCACCTGCCGGGCATGTGCGCCGCCAAGACCCACCTGCCGGTCCTCGGCGTGCCGGTACAGTCCTCCATGCTCTCGGGCGTCGATTCGCTGCTGTCCATCGTGCAGATGCCCGCGGGCGTCCCGGTCGCCACCCTGGCCATCGGCAAGGCCGGCGCGACCAACGCCGCACTGCTGTCCGCCAGCATCCTGGGCGCCAAGTATCCTCAATACCATGAGGCGCTGAAGCAGTTCCGCGCCACCCAGACCGAGTCGGTGCTGGACAATCCCGATCCGCGCGAGGCCTGA
- a CDS encoding cell division protein ZapA, which produces MSGDGVRVLRILGREYSVRAPAGEERRLQDAAALLQAEITASKKKFPYVTSNELMVLSALNLCARQLGASDTECDEADAVERIAALNRRILDHLQRQD; this is translated from the coding sequence ATGAGTGGCGACGGCGTCCGCGTCCTGCGCATTCTCGGGCGCGAGTACAGCGTCCGGGCGCCGGCTGGTGAAGAGCGCCGGCTGCAGGACGCGGCCGCGCTGTTGCAGGCGGAGATCACCGCCAGCAAGAAGAAATTCCCCTACGTCACCAGCAATGAGCTGATGGTGCTCTCCGCGCTCAACCTCTGCGCCCGCCAGCTCGGCGCGTCGGATACCGAGTGCGACGAGGCGGACGCCGTAGAGCGTATCGCCGCCCTCAACCGCCGGATTCTCGATCACCTGCAACGGCAGGATTGA
- a CDS encoding aspartate ammonia-lyase — translation MSPVASFRIEKDLLGTLEVPSDAYFGIQTLRAVNNFRLSGVPLSHYPKLVVGLAMVKQAAADANHQLGHLSNEKHAAISEACARLIRGDFHDQFVVDMIQGGAGTSTNMNANEVIANIALEAMGHTKGEYKYLHPNNDVNMAQSTNDAYPTAIRLGLLLGHDTLLASLDSLIQAFAAKGVEFAGVLKMGRTQLQDAVPMTLGQEFHAFATTLGEDLDRLRRLAPELLTEVNLGGTAIGTGINADPGYQKLAVERLAEISGHPVVPAADLIEATSDMGAFVLFSGMLKRTAVKLSKICNDLRLLSSGPRTGINEINLPPRQPGSSIMPGKVNPVIPEAVNMCAFEIMGNDLALTIAAEGGQLQLNVMEPLIAYKIFDSIRLLQRAMDMLREHCITGITANVERCHQLVEHSIGLVTALNPYIGYENSTRIAKIALETGRGVLELVREEKLLDEATLADILLPENMIAPRLIPLRA, via the coding sequence ATGTCCCCTGTTGCATCGTTCCGCATAGAGAAAGACCTCCTCGGCACCCTCGAAGTACCTTCTGACGCCTACTTCGGCATCCAGACCCTGCGCGCTGTGAACAACTTCCGCCTCTCGGGCGTGCCGCTGTCGCACTACCCGAAGCTGGTCGTCGGCCTGGCGATGGTCAAACAGGCGGCAGCCGATGCCAACCACCAGCTTGGCCACCTGTCGAACGAGAAACACGCTGCCATCAGCGAGGCCTGTGCCCGCCTGATCCGTGGCGACTTCCACGACCAGTTCGTGGTGGACATGATCCAGGGTGGCGCTGGCACCTCGACCAACATGAACGCGAACGAAGTCATCGCGAACATCGCGCTCGAAGCCATGGGCCACACCAAGGGTGAGTACAAGTACCTGCACCCGAACAACGACGTGAACATGGCGCAGTCGACCAACGACGCGTACCCGACCGCCATCCGCCTGGGCCTGCTGCTCGGCCACGACACCCTGCTGGCCAGCCTCGACAGCCTGATCCAGGCCTTCGCCGCCAAGGGCGTCGAGTTCGCCGGCGTACTGAAGATGGGTCGTACCCAGCTGCAGGACGCGGTACCGATGACCCTCGGCCAGGAATTCCATGCCTTCGCCACCACCCTGGGCGAAGACCTCGACCGCCTGCGTCGCCTGGCGCCGGAACTGCTGACCGAAGTGAACCTCGGCGGCACCGCGATCGGCACCGGCATCAACGCCGACCCCGGCTACCAGAAACTGGCCGTCGAGCGCCTGGCCGAAATCAGCGGCCACCCGGTCGTCCCGGCCGCCGACCTGATCGAAGCCACCTCCGACATGGGCGCCTTCGTGCTGTTCTCCGGCATGCTCAAGCGCACCGCGGTCAAGCTGTCGAAGATCTGCAACGACCTGCGCCTGCTGTCCAGCGGTCCGCGTACCGGCATCAACGAGATCAACCTGCCGCCGCGCCAGCCGGGCAGCTCGATCATGCCGGGCAAGGTCAACCCGGTGATCCCGGAGGCCGTGAACATGTGCGCCTTCGAAATCATGGGCAACGACCTGGCGCTGACCATCGCGGCCGAAGGCGGCCAGCTGCAGCTGAACGTGATGGAGCCGCTGATCGCCTACAAGATCTTCGACTCGATCCGCCTGCTCCAGCGCGCCATGGACATGCTGCGCGAGCATTGCATCACCGGCATCACCGCCAACGTCGAGCGCTGCCACCAGTTGGTGGAGCACAGCATCGGCCTGGTCACCGCGCTGAACCCGTACATCGGCTACGAGAACTCCACCCGCATCGCCAAGATCGCGCTGGAAACCGGCCGTGGCGTACTGGAACTGGTTCGCGAGGAGAAGCTGCTGGACGAAGCCACCCTGGCCGACATCCTGCTGCCGGAAAACATGATCGCCCCGCGCCTGATTCCGCTGCGCGCCTGA
- a CDS encoding electron transfer flavoprotein subunit beta — protein sequence MNDLNIIALVSIGAHPASGRARRADQDARAVELGMNLAGKRLRVVHAGEAGEEALRGYLGMGLDELAVLEQPAGADALPALAAYLGDSEAQLVLTGTQAETGEGSGMLPFLLAERLGWPLVVGLAEVEKVEGGSAQVLQALPRGQRRRLKVRLPFVASVDNAAPVARQSAFGPARRGYLEAHEVEVVEDPLLADGNLQPARPRPKRLKVIKAKTGAERMKAATAKASGGTGQVLKDVTPEAGAEAIFKLLREEGVIRI from the coding sequence ATGAACGACCTGAACATCATCGCCCTGGTCTCCATCGGCGCCCATCCCGCCTCCGGCCGCGCACGTCGCGCCGACCAGGATGCCCGTGCGGTGGAACTGGGCATGAACCTCGCCGGTAAGCGCCTGCGCGTCGTGCATGCCGGCGAAGCCGGGGAAGAGGCGCTGCGCGGTTACCTCGGCATGGGCCTGGATGAACTGGCCGTGCTCGAACAGCCTGCCGGTGCCGACGCACTTCCAGCATTGGCCGCCTACCTGGGCGACAGCGAGGCGCAACTGGTACTCACCGGCACCCAGGCGGAAACCGGCGAAGGCTCGGGCATGCTGCCCTTCCTGCTGGCCGAGCGTCTTGGCTGGCCGCTGGTGGTCGGGCTGGCGGAAGTTGAGAAGGTCGAAGGCGGCAGTGCCCAGGTGCTGCAGGCACTGCCCCGTGGGCAGCGCCGCAGATTGAAGGTTCGATTGCCCTTCGTTGCCAGCGTCGACAACGCCGCGCCGGTTGCTCGCCAGAGTGCTTTCGGTCCGGCCCGCCGGGGCTATCTGGAGGCTCACGAAGTCGAGGTGGTGGAAGACCCCCTGCTCGCCGACGGCAACCTGCAACCCGCGCGCCCGCGCCCCAAGCGATTGAAGGTGATCAAGGCCAAGACCGGCGCCGAGCGTATGAAGGCCGCCACCGCCAAGGCTTCCGGTGGCACCGGGCAGGTGCTCAAGGACGTCACGCCCGAAGCGGGTGCCGAGGCGATCTTCAAGTTGCTGCGCGAGGAAGGCGTGATTCGCATCTGA
- a CDS encoding LysR substrate-binding domain-containing protein, producing the protein MNLETKWLEDFSTLATTRSFSQAAEKRFVTQPAFSRRIRSLEDALGLILVNRQRTPIELTEAGQLFLVTARAVVEQLGQVVRHLHHLEGGQGEVLQFAAAHSLALGFFPPWIARLRSEGLNIASRLVATNVGEAVHLLREGGCDLMMAFYDPDAALQMDPEVFPSLHLGRTEMLPVCAVNSAGVPLYDLDSGQSVPLLAYSAGAFLGRGVNLLLRQRNLRYTTVYETAMADSLKSMALQGMGVAWVPRLSMESELARGELALCGGPHWIVPQEIRLYRCALVRKAQIRLLWRKLEGGLGLDETP; encoded by the coding sequence GTGAACCTCGAGACCAAATGGCTGGAAGACTTCAGCACCCTGGCCACCACCCGTAGTTTTTCCCAGGCCGCTGAAAAGCGCTTCGTCACCCAGCCGGCCTTCAGCCGGCGCATCCGCAGCCTGGAGGATGCCCTCGGCCTGATCCTGGTGAACCGCCAGCGCACGCCCATCGAACTGACCGAGGCCGGACAGCTGTTCCTGGTCACCGCCCGCGCGGTGGTCGAGCAACTCGGCCAAGTGGTGCGCCACCTGCATCACCTGGAAGGCGGGCAGGGCGAGGTGCTGCAGTTCGCCGCCGCGCACTCGCTGGCGCTGGGCTTCTTCCCTCCGTGGATTGCCCGACTGCGTTCGGAAGGGCTGAACATTGCCAGCCGCCTGGTGGCCACCAACGTCGGCGAAGCGGTGCATCTGCTGCGCGAAGGCGGTTGCGACCTGATGATGGCCTTCTATGACCCGGATGCGGCGCTGCAGATGGACCCGGAAGTCTTCCCCTCGCTGCACCTGGGGCGCACCGAAATGCTGCCGGTGTGTGCGGTGAACTCCGCCGGTGTGCCGCTCTACGATCTCGACAGTGGGCAGAGCGTGCCGCTGCTGGCCTACAGCGCCGGCGCTTTCCTCGGTCGCGGGGTCAACCTGCTGCTGCGCCAGCGCAACCTGCGTTACACCACCGTCTATGAGACGGCCATGGCCGACAGCCTTAAAAGCATGGCGCTACAAGGCATGGGCGTGGCCTGGGTGCCGCGCCTGAGCATGGAGTCGGAGCTGGCGCGCGGCGAGCTGGCGCTGTGCGGTGGCCCGCACTGGATCGTGCCGCAGGAAATCCGCCTGTACCGCTGCGCCCTGGTGCGCAAGGCGCAGATCCGCTTGCTGTGGCGCAAGCTCGAAGGCGGCCTGGGGCTGGACGAGACGCCCTGA